The Desulfobacterales bacterium genomic interval ACGTGGCCTCCCTGGTCAGCCTGTCCATGACCCGGGAGCTGGGACCGATCATGACCGCGATCATCGTTGCCGGTCGCTCCGGCTCGGCCTTTGCCGCTGAGATCGGCACCATGAAGATCTCCGAGGAGATCGACGCCCTGTTCACCATGGGAATCGATCCGCACATCTTCCTGGTGCTGCCCCGCATGCTCGCCGCCCTGCTGGTGGTGCCCCTGCTGACCCTGTTTTCCGATCTGTTCGCCATCCTCGGCGGGATGCTGGTCGGGGTCTCCATGCTCGATCTCACGGTCAACGGCTACATCAATCAGACCATCCATAGCCTGGATCTCTTTGACGTCTACTGGGGCGTCGGCAAGGCGGCGCTGTTCGCGCTGCTCATCTCCTGGACCGGGTGTCTGCGCGGCTTCCAGGTCCAGGGCGGCGCCGCCGGGGTCGGCCAGGCCACCACCTCGGCGGTGGTTACCAGCATTTTTCTGATAATTCTGAGTGACTCCCTTCTGGTTGTTATGCTGCATTATCTGGAGAGATAACCCGGAGCAACGGACAAAACGCAGTGGTTGACAGAGAGAAAAAAGCAGCAAAAAAGGTGATAATCCGGGTCCGTGACCTCAGGGCCGGCTATGGCGAGGAAATTATCCTCGACAACATCAACTTTGACGTCTATCAGGGCGAGATTTTTGTTATCCTGGGGGGAAGCGGCTGCGGCAAGTCCACCTTGCTCAAGCACCTGATCGGTCTCTATTCGCCCATGGCCGGGACCATTACCATCAACGATGCGCTCCTTGACCGTGACGATGAGGCAGGGTTGCAGAAGATCCTGCGCCAGTGCGGGATTCTGTTCCAGAGCGGCGCCCTGTTCGGTTCGATGACGCTTGCCGAAAACGTGGCCCTGCCCCTGCGGGAGTATACCGACCTGCCGCCGCTGCATATCGATATCCTGGTCAGGATGAAGCTGGCCCTGGTTAATCTGAGCGGGTATGAGGATTACCTGCCCTCGGAGATCAGCGGCGGCATGAAGAAGCGGGCCGGCCTGGCCCGGGCCATGGCCCTCAACCCAAGGATACTGTTTTTCGACGAGCCCTCCGCCGGCCTGGACCCGATCACCTCGGCCGAACTGGACCAGATGATCATTCATCTCAACCGGATCCTCGGCACCACCATGATCATCGTCACCCACGAACTGGCCAGCATCTTTGCGGTTGCCGACCGGATCGTCATGCTGGATAAGCGGACCAGGGGAATCATTGCCGAGGGCCGGCCCGCCTATCTGCGGGACCATAGCCAAAACGAGTATGTCCGCCAGTTTTTCAACCGTCAACCCTCAGCCCGGACCGAGGTTGCGGCGCCGTTGTAGCGCGCCGGCAACAGCAGAGAGCAACTGGATATGATAAACCGGAGAAGAAATTTCCTGGTGGGATTGTTCGTGGCCAGCGGCCTGACCATTGCGGTGGCGGCGATCATCTGGCTGGGCATGAGCCGTTTTTTTGAAAAGGGCAGCTTTTATGCGGTCTACTTTGACGAATCGGTGCAGGGCTTGTCCGTTGATTCGCCGGTCAAGTACCGAGGCGTGGCCATCGGCAGGGTCGAGCGGATCGTGGTGGCGCCGGACTCGCGGCTCATCGAGGTGATCCTCAAGATCGAATCCGACCTTGAGCCGGAAGAGGACATGGTGGCCCAACTGAAGGTGGTGGGCATTACCGGCAGCATGTTCATCGAACTGGACCGGCATGTTGCCGGAGAACCGATTCGCACCCCGAAGCTGCGCTTTCCCACCGAATATCCGGTGCTGGCCTCCCGGCCCTCGGATATCAGCCAGCTGTTTCGCGGCATCGACGATATTGTCCAGAAACTGAATACCTTTGATATCGCCGGAATCTCCGCGCGCTTGAAAATCACCCTGGATCATATTGACCAGGCAGTGGTTGCAACCGATGTCAAGGCCATCGGCGATAAGGCCCGGCATGCCTTGACCGCCCTGGACCAGGCCATTGTCGATCTTGACCTCAAGGGAATCTCAAAGGGGCTCAAGCAGTCGCTGGCCAGCCTGAACAGGGACCTTGACCCGGCCCGCTGGGACGAGATCATGGGCGGTCTGCAGGGAACCATCGTTGCGCTGGACAAGGCGGTTGGTAATCTAAACCAGCTGCTGGCAAACGCCTCCGGGGTGGTGGATAAAACCGGCAGCTCCATCTCAATGGTGAACAACAACCTCTACAGGGTCGGCCGGGACCTGGAAACGGCCGGCGGGCAGCTGAAGCAGCTGCTCGAACAGCTCAACGATCAGCCGTCGCGGTTGTTGTTCAGCCAGCCGCCGCCCCGGCGGAAGACAGAGGACAGATGACAGAGACAGATGACAGATGACAGATGACAGAGGACAGAGGACAGATGACAGAGGACAGAGGACAGAGGACGGAAAAGACAGTGGACAGTGGACAGTGGACAGTGGGCAGTGGACAGTAAAAAATATGGAGCGATGATCGTGGCCCGGAATATAATATTCCCTGACCCCTGACCCCTGACCCCTGACCCCTGACCCCTGACCCCTGACCCCTGAACAACATGGAACAAAGACCATGATTCGCAAAAGATGTTTCTTCCTGACCGTCCTGGCCGTGGCCCTGATCTCGGCCGGCTGCGCAACGCTTAAACGGCCGGCGCTGGAAATCGAATACTATACCCTGGAGTACGACAGCCCGGCGGTTGATCTCCCGGGCGCGACCGGGCCCCTGGCGGCCCTGCTGCGGGTAGAGCGTTTTTCCGCGGCCCCGCCCTATGAGACCAACCGTATAGTCTTTCGGGAGCGACAATTCGACCTGGACACCTATTTCTATCACCGGTGGCGGGCAGTCCCGGCTGATCTGGTCTCCTATTTTCTGACCCGCGATTTGCAGCAAAGCGGCCTGTTCAAGGCAGTATCCCCGTCAGTCACCACCATGCCCCATACCCACGTGGTGGCGGCCACGGTGGATGAATTTCTTGAGTGGGACACCGATCGCGGCCGGCAGGCGGTTATTACCCTGCATCTTTCCCTGATCGTTGCCCGGGAACCGGATATCAGCAAGCGGGTCCTGTTCCAGGAGCGGTTTACCGCCCGCTATCCCTGCGGCGATAAACAGCCCCGGGAGGTGGCCCGGGCCATGAGTCTGGCCATGGCCGATATCTCCCGCCAGGTGGCAATCCGCATCCATCAGGCCCTGTCAACCCCTGCAAGGTAAGTACGATGCCCGATATCGGCAACCTGCCTGAACTGGACAAGTATCTGGTCTTTTTTGAGGCCGGCGAGACGGTGTTTCTTGAGGGCGATACATCCCAGGACATGTATTTCCTGGTCCAGGGCTCGTTTGAGATCTTTAAGGATGACCAGAAGATCTCGGTTGTCTCCGAATCCGGTTCATTGGTTGGGGAGATGTCCTTTCTGCTGGGCGAGAAGAGAACCGCCACCGTCAAGGCCGGTGAACCGGTCAAGGCCATCCGGATTCCGGTCGACACGATAGCGGATTTCATGGTCGATTTCCCGGCCCTGGCCCCGCAGATCAGCAAGACCCTGGCCCGGCGCCTGCAGGAGACCACCCGGGTGGCCCATGGTCTCAAGGAGTTCTGCGACCATTTGCCCGACGCGTTGATCATGACCGACAAGGACCGGAAGATCCTGGCCTGGAACCGGGCCGCGGAAAGGCTGCACGGCCGAACCTGGGATCAGATGGAGGGGCACTCCCTGGCCGAGGTGTACCATGATCCCGAGGAGTACCGGCAGTTCGTTGACGACATCCATGCCGGCCGATCCCTGACTGAAAAGATCCTGACCATTAAACATCCAAACGAAGAGGCCCGCTCGATCTCTACCAGTACCACCGTACTCTACGACGGCCATCATAATGTCAACGGTTTCATCTTCCTGGCCCGGGACGTTACCAGGACCAAGATGCTGGAACAGCGGTACCGCCGGATAAGGAGCTGGCTCGTCCCGCTGGCGGCCCTGGCCGTCCTGCTGGTTGTCGTCATCTCTTTCAGTATTGCCTCGTTTTCCAGGGGGGTGCGCATCCTGGATCAGCGCAAGGCAAGTTTCCGGGACCGGATTATCAAGGACAGCCGGGCCCTGGCCCCGGTCATTGCCGGACTCCGGGTCCGGGGAAACAGCCGGGCCATCGACATCGTGCTCAGGGATTATTTTGCTACCCGCAACCCGGATTTTTTCGGGATTACCGGGCTGACCGTGCTGGACATGGACAAAAAGGTTATCAATTCCTTTGTCCCGCCGGGCCAGGGCTGGCAGGTGGAGACCGGCCACAGTTACAGCGGAATCTCCTTCAAGGGGTACGGCCACTCACCCTATAAGCTGCTTTCCCTGTTCCATGCCGCTGCGGATCATCCCATGGGCCGCAAAGGGGTGGAGATCGCCTATGCCATGGAGTGGCGGGCGGGCGGGGAGGGCGAGACCGGCTGGCTGCTCTTTCAGCTGGACATGGAACGGTTGAATAATGATTTCGGGGTGGATGAGAAGATCCTGTCGAAAATCAAGTTCGACTCGGCCGGCCGGGGAGGGTAGGTTCAGTACTTCTTGTCAGCATAGGCCAGCCAGCCGCCGGCCAGGATCAACTCCCGGTCAAAGGGATTAAGGGTGAAGCTACAACCCACCTCATCGGCCGTACCCCTGGCCGTGAGCCGGCCGGCCTCGATGTCCACGCTGATCTCCACCCCGTCACCCAGGCCCATGATCCGGTCGATATCGGTCTTGGGCAGCTCCACGGCCAGCATCCCGCAGTTAAACATGTTCTGCCTGAAGATCCGGGCAAAGCCCTCGCCGATCACCACGTTGATCCCATTGACCTCAAAGACCCATACCGCGTGCTCCCGCGAGGAGCCGCAGCCGAAATTGGCCCGGGTGACGATCACCCGGGCATCCTGCAGCGCCCGGGACCGGGGATCAAAGCCGTCCAGCTTCAGGTCCTCGAGGATGTAGGGGGCCAGGGCCTTCTTGCTGCTCTCGGTCAGGTACTTGGCCGGGATGATCTCATCGGTGTTGATATCGTTTCTGTCCAGGAAAAGGGCCGGACCGCCGAACTG includes:
- a CDS encoding ATP-binding cassette domain-containing protein — encoded protein: MVDREKKAAKKVIIRVRDLRAGYGEEIILDNINFDVYQGEIFVILGGSGCGKSTLLKHLIGLYSPMAGTITINDALLDRDDEAGLQKILRQCGILFQSGALFGSMTLAENVALPLREYTDLPPLHIDILVRMKLALVNLSGYEDYLPSEISGGMKKRAGLARAMALNPRILFFDEPSAGLDPITSAELDQMIIHLNRILGTTMIIVTHELASIFAVADRIVMLDKRTRGIIAEGRPAYLRDHSQNEYVRQFFNRQPSARTEVAAPL
- a CDS encoding MlaD family protein, which translates into the protein MINRRRNFLVGLFVASGLTIAVAAIIWLGMSRFFEKGSFYAVYFDESVQGLSVDSPVKYRGVAIGRVERIVVAPDSRLIEVILKIESDLEPEEDMVAQLKVVGITGSMFIELDRHVAGEPIRTPKLRFPTEYPVLASRPSDISQLFRGIDDIVQKLNTFDIAGISARLKITLDHIDQAVVATDVKAIGDKARHALTALDQAIVDLDLKGISKGLKQSLASLNRDLDPARWDEIMGGLQGTIVALDKAVGNLNQLLANASGVVDKTGSSISMVNNNLYRVGRDLETAGGQLKQLLEQLNDQPSRLLFSQPPPRRKTEDR
- a CDS encoding ABC-type transport auxiliary lipoprotein family protein, giving the protein MIRKRCFFLTVLAVALISAGCATLKRPALEIEYYTLEYDSPAVDLPGATGPLAALLRVERFSAAPPYETNRIVFRERQFDLDTYFYHRWRAVPADLVSYFLTRDLQQSGLFKAVSPSVTTMPHTHVVAATVDEFLEWDTDRGRQAVITLHLSLIVAREPDISKRVLFQERFTARYPCGDKQPREVARAMSLAMADISRQVAIRIHQALSTPAR
- a CDS encoding cyclic nucleotide-binding domain-containing protein, producing MPDIGNLPELDKYLVFFEAGETVFLEGDTSQDMYFLVQGSFEIFKDDQKISVVSESGSLVGEMSFLLGEKRTATVKAGEPVKAIRIPVDTIADFMVDFPALAPQISKTLARRLQETTRVAHGLKEFCDHLPDALIMTDKDRKILAWNRAAERLHGRTWDQMEGHSLAEVYHDPEEYRQFVDDIHAGRSLTEKILTIKHPNEEARSISTSTTVLYDGHHNVNGFIFLARDVTRTKMLEQRYRRIRSWLVPLAALAVLLVVVISFSIASFSRGVRILDQRKASFRDRIIKDSRALAPVIAGLRVRGNSRAIDIVLRDYFATRNPDFFGITGLTVLDMDKKVINSFVPPGQGWQVETGHSYSGISFKGYGHSPYKLLSLFHAAADHPMGRKGVEIAYAMEWRAGGEGETGWLLFQLDMERLNNDFGVDEKILSKIKFDSAGRGG
- a CDS encoding 3-isopropylmalate dehydratase small subunit, with protein sequence MKQFGGPALFLDRNDINTDEIIPAKYLTESSKKALAPYILEDLKLDGFDPRSRALQDARVIVTRANFGCGSSREHAVWVFEVNGINVVIGEGFARIFRQNMFNCGMLAVELPKTDIDRIMGLGDGVEISVDIEAGRLTARGTADEVGCSFTLNPFDRELILAGGWLAYADKKY